In Gopherus flavomarginatus isolate rGopFla2 chromosome 5, rGopFla2.mat.asm, whole genome shotgun sequence, one DNA window encodes the following:
- the INSM2 gene encoding insulinoma-associated protein 2: protein MPRGFLVKRSRRAGGSYRVRRHERDLQQPLQVLPAQEPLLAGPPVSPLPKAAPEEGEPVAPPPSPEPAPGIATCRPTPPEGPAAWGAGGSCSAAGLRKAFFERCLSSPASAESFPPAERLLLPPRTPLPAPAGRLAQEPLCPVLKRPPRAKAPAKKPKALRKLSFADEVTTSPVLGLRIKAEGPEGRAGPPAGGRTPLGEFICQLCKEQYADPLALAQHRCSRIVRVEYRCPECHKIFSCPANLASHRRWHKPRPAAGAAGPGAKKPSGAPCPSEGKENSSEPRPAAPEGPRLPPPPPEQDQHPSAADSSCCRDLKPAGQSALCGAGGEGLKEAAPPGPIPGVNEVFVCPYCHKEFRRQAYLRKHLSTHEAPRPAAYSPLERGQITFPCHLCGAHFPSADIRDKHRLWHAVREELLLPMVQPESSAAEGEQQIFSCKHCPATFFSSPGLTRHINKCHPTENRQVLLLQMAVRPGC, encoded by the coding sequence ATGCCCCGGGGGTttctggtgaagcggagcaggaGGGCGGGCGGCTCCTACAGGGTGCGCCGCCACGAGAGGGACCTCCAGCAGCCTCTGCAGGTGCTCCCCGCCCAGGAGCCCCTGCTGGCCGGCCCACCCGTGTCCCCGCTCCCCAAAGCCGCCCCGGAGGAGGGGGAGCCGGTCGCCCCGCCGCCGAGCCCGGAGCCAGCTCCTGGGATAGCCACTTGCCGGCCAACTCCGCCCGAGGGACCGGCCGCCTGGGGCGCGGGGGGCTCCTGCAGCGCGGCGGGGCTGAGGAAGGCTTTCTTCGAGCGCTGCCTCAGCTCGCCCGCCTCCGCCGAGTCCTTCCCGCCCGCCGAGAGGCTCCTACTGCCGCCCCGCACGCCCCTCCCCGCGCCGGCCGGCCGGCTGGCCCAGGAGCCGCTCTGCCCGGTGCTGAAGCGGCCGCCCCGGGCCAAGGCGCCGGCCAAGAAGCCCAAGGCCCTGCGGAAGCTCAGCTTCGCCGACGAGGTGACCACGTCGCCAGTGCTGGGGCTGCGGATCAAGGCGGAAGGGCCGGAGGGCAGGGCCGGCCCCCCCGCGGGCGGGCGCACGCCGCTGGGCGAGTTCATCTGCCAGCTGTGCAAGGAGCAGTACGCGGACCCGCTGGCGCTGGCCCAGCACCGCTGCTCGCGCATCGTGCGCGTCGAGTACCGCTGCCCCGAGTGCCACAAGATCTTCAGCTGCCCGGCCAACCTGGCCTCGCACCGCCGCTGGCACAAGCCCCGCCCCGCCGCCGGCGCCGCCGGCCCGGGCGCCAAGAAGCCCTCGGGCGCCCCGTGCCCCTCTgaggggaaggagaacagcagcgaGCCGCGCCCCGCAGCCCCCGAGGGGCCGCgcctgccgccgccgccgccggagCAGGATCAGCACCCCAGCGCCGCGGACAGCTCCTGCTGCCGAGACCTGAAGCCCGCCGGCCAGAGCGCCCTGTGCGGGGCGGGCGGCGAGGGGCTGAAGGAGGCGGCCCCTCCGGGCCCGATCCCCGGCGTCAACGAGGTCTTCGTCTGCCCCTACTGCCACAAGGAGTTCCGCCGCCAGGCTTACCTGCGCAAGCACCTCAGCACCCACGAGGCGCCCCGGCCGGCCGCCTACAGCCCCCTGGAGCGGGGCCAGATCACCTTCCCCTGCCACCTGTGCGGGGCTCACTTCCCCTCGGCGGACATCAGGGACAAGCACCGGCTGTGGCACGCCGTgcgggaggagctgctgctgcccatggtgCAGCCCGAGAGCAGTGCCGCCGAAGGGGAGCAGCAGATCTTctcctgcaagcactgccctgcTACCTTCTTCAGCTCGCCGGGGCTCACCAGGCACATCAACAAGTGCCACCCCACGGAGAACAGGCAGGTCCTTCTGCTGCAGATGGCGGTCAGACCAGGCTGCTAA